From a region of the Papilio machaon chromosome 26, ilPapMach1.1, whole genome shotgun sequence genome:
- the LOC106715046 gene encoding WAP, Kazal, immunoglobulin, Kunitz and NTR domain-containing protein, whose translation MGSFTTILCIFAAFMIIDSVSAAGSCPLASKIYSCSPKCQQNYDCSHGKICCPNGCNAKSCIDAAAFGSSGNNDKRTQSGGPGVYCNNVKCSAFEVCKMDPATKRMKCVRA comes from the exons atGG GTTCGTTTACGACCATTCTGTGCATCTTTGCTGCTTTTATGATCATCGACAGCGTTTCCGCTG CTGGCAGCTGTCCTTTAGCTTCAAAAATCTACAGCTGCAGCCCCAAGTGTCAACAGAATTACGACTGCAGTCACGGCAAGATTTGCTGTCCCAACGGTTGCAATGCTAAATCATGCATTGACGCCGCAGCATTTGGTAGTTCGGGTAACAACGACAAGCGTACTCAGT CTGGAGGTCCTGGAGTCTACTGCAATAACGTCAAATGTAGCGCTTTTGAAGTCTGCAAAATGGACCCTGCTACAAAGAGGATGAAGTGTGTACGGGCCTAA
- the LOC106715099 gene encoding death-associated protein 1: MSSTEETSQLKAGHPPAVKAGGMRITQHKTPHSKDSKESANEDLTGLSGPSPVPTNPVSISGAPNRGNADFTPEAAQIAHSPKPPTHINIKPNPHIQQPRK, encoded by the exons atgtcGTCTACTGAAGAAACATCTCAACTAAAAGCAGGGCATCCGCCGGCAG taaaaGCTGGTGGTATGAGGATAACTCAACACAAGACACCCCATTCTAAAGACTCTAAGGAATCCGCCAATGAAGACCTGACAGGATTATCCGGTCCATCGCCTGTGCCTACCAACCCAGTGTCCATATCAGGTGCTCCTAACAGGGGCAATGCAGACTTTACTCCAGAAGCTGCTCAAATAGCTCATAGTCCTAAACCTCCCACACATATTAATATCAAGCCCAATCCTCATATTCAGCAGCCAAGGAAGTAG
- the LOC106715258 gene encoding retinol dehydrogenase 11-like: MISIHALIIFFKFIAYLFTLTVFLIVTLKLWLEPKAGVCRCKTKLHGKTALVTGGNSGIGLETARDLAGRGARVIIACRNEEKSKQAVADIIATTGNNNVEYRHLNLCKFSSVREFADDFNKTEDRLDFLVNNAGCAGLPLKISDDGFDLVLQTNHFGPFLLTNLLMDKLIASKPSRIVIVSSFLHNFGRLDINDLGEVNMKGRYFNKYSNSKLCNLLWTKALAKRLPNEVTVNALHPGFVRTDIFKRLHPFVQKFIRFITTLMFKDSKEGAQTSIHLCVCPELSEISGEYFKDCKIHSYHKLCKDDVFVDKFWEKCVSLTAKK; the protein is encoded by the coding sequence ATGATTTCCATTCACgcattgataattttttttaaattcattgcttacttgtttactttaaccgtgtttttaattgtaacgTTAAAACTCTGGTTGGAACCGAAAGCGGGAGTGTGTAGATGTAAGACGAAACTGCACGGCAAAACAGCTCTAGTGACCGGCGGCAATTCCGGTATAGGATTGGAAACAGCAAGAGACTTAGCTGGAAGAGGTGCAAGAGTGATTATCGCTTGCAGGAACGAAGAGAAATCAAAACAAGCCGTAGCAGATATAATCGCCACAACTGGGAATAATAATGTCGAGTACAGACATCTGAATCTTTGCAAGTTTAGTAGTGTCAGAGAATTTGCTGATGATTTCAATAAGACTGAGGACCGTTTGGATTTCTTGGTTAATAATGCGGGTTGCGCCGGTCTTCCATTGAAAATTTCCGACGATGGTTTTGACTTAGTATTGCAAACGAATCACTTTGGACCATTTCTTctaactaatttattaatggaCAAATTAATAGCATCAAAGCCAAGTCGCATCGTTATTGTTTCATCGTTTTTGCATAATTTTGGACGATTGGACATTAACGATCTAGGTGAGGTGAACATGAAAGGaagatattttaacaaatattcgAATAGCAAATTATGTAACCTCCTTTGGACGAAAGCGCTCGCGAAAAGACTACCGAATGAGGTAACTGTTAACGCTTTGCATCCAGGATTTGTAAGGAcggatatatttaaaagactaCATCCTTTTGTACAAAAGTTTATACGTTTTATAACGACTTTGATGTTCAAGGATTCTAAAGAAGGAGCTCAGACAAGTATACATCTATGTGTTTGTCCAGAACTTAGTGAGATCAGTGGTGAATATTTTAAGGACTGTAAAATACATTCGTACCACAAGCTGTGTAAAGACGATGTGTTTGTTGATAAGTTTTGGGAAAAGTGTGTATCACTTACTGCTAAAAAGTAA
- the LOC106714700 gene encoding protein tyrosine phosphatase domain-containing protein 1 gives MSRRRSRRSMEKILFKVKGEGDFQQNGFSRSRESRRRINRPPSAQYSALSERVRISTPAALQCALFCGGASCQYELPQRRDNAIQGLYSDWVTEDILAMARPSTASIAARNIIQQFHSWGIRTVVNLQTSGEHASCGPPLTSSGFTYDPTIFMANNIYYYNFAWLDYGEASLSCLLNMTKVLSFALQEGRVAIHCHAGLGRTGVLISCYLVYALRIRANDAIRLVRKKRPRAVQTSGQILCVQQFEHYILPQTVVFSTKEPLLLAKGRKCAEFNLRQYLYRQQATLHGIEERVFREIPKIVYCICERLLKLCGCHESGGQDYEIKIRPFYKKFLSYRLKKNKPTDPTTPEEMPTEQAGSLPLPMVEWRDPVEEDLERSLESVSRITSTTTNGTIPAVQVHEAFISDHQCLPEDKQKRLKQLRNDINQRREAMDMIYDEEDPVILSGLLFEWLEGLKDPVLDREDLSLIVGRVHNTVWCIQALDMVRYNTS, from the exons atgtcTAGAAGAAGGTCTAGAAGAAgtatggaaaaaatattattcaaagtCAAAGGTGAAGGCGATTTTCAGCAAAATG GTTTCTCCAGGAGTCGGGAATCACGTCGACGTATCAACCGTCCACCATCAGCGCAATACAGTGCACTGAGCGAGCGCGTGCGCATCAGCACGCCGGCCGCTCTCCAATGCGCGTTGTTCTGTGGCGGCGCTAGCTGCCAGTACGAACTGCCGCAGAGACGAGATAATGCTATACAAGGATTGTACTCGGACTG GGTCACCGAAGACATTCTGGCGATGGCACGACCCAGCACCGCGAGCATCGCAGCCAGGAACATTATACAACAGTTCCATAG TTGGGGAATTCGTACGGTGGTCAATCTGCAAACGTCAGGAGAACACGCGAGCTGCGGACCGCCGCTCACGAGCTCCGGATTCACATATGATCCCACAATATTTATGGCCAATAACA tttattattacaatttcgcGTGGCTGGACTACGGAGAAGCTAGCTTGAGTTGCCTGCTCAATATGACGAAAGTATTGTCCTTCGCATTGCAAGAGGGTAGAGTTGCCATACACTGCCATGCAG GTCTAGGAAGAACCGGAGTCCTGATATCTTGCTACTTGGTGTATGCCCTGAGAATCCGTGCTAATGACGCGATACGCCTCGTGAGAAAGAAACGACCTCGTGCTGTGCAGACATCTGGACAGATCCTGTGCGTGCAGCAGTTCGAGCATTACATACTACCGCAGACTGTTGTTTTCAGTACTAA GGAACCTTTATTGTTGGCAAAGGGTCGAAAATGTGCTGAATTCAATCTAAGGCAGTACCTATATCGGCAGCAAGCTACGCTTCACGGAATAGAAGAGCGTGTCTTTCGAGAAATTCCCAAG ATAGTCTACTGTATCTGCGAGAGACTTCTCAAGTTGTGCGGCTGTCATGAAAGTGGTGGACAGGACTATGAAATAAAGATCCGTCCTTTTTATAAGAAGTTCCTGTCGTACAGacttaaaaagaataaacCTACAGACCCGACAACACCTGAAGAGATGCCTACAG AACAAGCAGGGTCTCTACCGCTACCGATGGTGGAATGGCGCGATCCTGTAGAAGAAGACTTGGAGAGGAGCTTGGAGTCAGTCAGTAGGATCACATCCACAACCACTAATGGTACTATACCAGCGGTACAAGTGCATGAG GCCTTCATCTCAGATCACCAATGTCTTCCAGAAGATAAACAGAAACGTCTAAAGCAGCTACGCAATGACATCAATCAGAGACGAGAAGCTATGGATATGATTTATGACGAG GAGGATCCTGTAATCTTATCGGGGCTATTGTTCGAATGGCTGGAAGGTCTTAAGGACCCAGTGTTGGACCGCGAAGATCTCTCCCTGATTGTTGGCCGTGTGCATAACACAGTCTGGTGTATACAGGCATTGGACATGGTGAGATATAATACTTCATAG